The following are encoded in a window of Haliaeetus albicilla chromosome 1, bHalAlb1.1, whole genome shotgun sequence genomic DNA:
- the DMP1 gene encoding dentin matrix acidic phosphoprotein 1, protein MPACTTSQATGTKTAMRATFLVLLLWAVACAHPVPGREPARLRRSAQQEDTASEDYLNKLGNLLGGGDGRHPPASAERGDNALAGDPAGGNAVGEELGEHGGREKGDRVEDTQRLNWVDHKDTSARDGNSLGFLEEDARDADDGDNGEHRGTGVNGLPSHAGGLLDEEDDSGDDTFDMNGEEEGSEGPTYIAGADGAGERDHDAGRGDAGAGRGHGDSSSSSSSESTGSDHWQYRNYLSSRYERTYRQGGGSSSSQEEESYDFEDEAMQGDDPSIFDGPGSSYKGRRAGPHALGSSRESGWGAGSRRWEDGDSKSPEVEDTDSGEDSLSTEDNSQSEEPVTSQSEEKSASRSEEDNPSMEDDGSKSRDGTDEESDEEPGESLEDISQELVSTSSERSGSQSQEGQEDRESAEDRSAPSPSPDSESREDEGDQSQSAEDTVEQSKEDENDSDPDGDMPSTSAESQSASPEDDGSQEDNVGEDSRSTESNNSESQEDDDDDKDESHSQEDATRESSSRGDDSSLQSLESRSRKRRPGAYHNKPAADYDDNDCQDGY, encoded by the exons ATGCCAGCTTGTACCACATCTCAAG CCACAGGGACCAAAACTGCCATGAGGGCCACGTTCCTGGTGCTGCTCCTCTGGGCCGTAGCCTGCGCTCACCCC GTGCCTGGCCGTGAGCCCGCCCGCCTCCGTCGCAGTGCCCAGCAGGAG GACACAGCAAGTGAAGATTACCTCAACAAGCTGGGCAACCTTCTGGGTGGTGGAGATGGCAGACATCCTCCTGCCAGTGCAGAGAGAGGGGACAATGCCCTTGCCGGGGACCCGGCAGGTGGGAATGCCGTGGGTGAGGAGCTGGGTGAGCATGGTGGCCGAGAGAAGGGAGACAGAGTTGAGGACACTCAGCGCCTGAACTGGGTGGACCACAAGGACACAAGCGCCCGGGATGGGAACAGCCTTGGTTTCCTG GAGGAGGATGCACGTGATGCTGATGATGGTGACAACGGAGAGCACCGTGGCACTGGAGTCAATGGGCTTCCCTCCCATGCTGGCGGGCTCCTGGATGAGGAGGATGACAGCGGGGATGACACCTTTGATATgaatggggaagaggaggggagtgaAGGTCCTACTTACATAGCTGGTGCCGATGGGGCAGGCGAACGTGACCATGATGCTGGCCGTGGGGACGCCGGGGCTGGCAGAGGGCAcggagacagcagcagcagtagcagcagcgAGAGCACTGGGTCGGACCACTGGCAGTACAGGAACTACCTCAGCAGCCGGTATGAGCGGACCtacaggcagggagggggcagtagcagcagccaggaggaggagagttACGACTTTGAGGACGAAGCCATGCAGGGTGACGACCCCTCCATCTTCGATGGCCCGGGCAGCAGCTACAAGGGGCGCCGTGCTGGCCCCCACGcgctggggagcagcagagagagtgGCTGGGGGGCTGGCTCCCGCCGCTGGGAGGATGGTGACAGCAAGTCCCCAGAGGTGGAGGACACTGACTCGGGAGAAGACAGCCTGTCCACAGAGGACAACAGTCAGTCAGAAGAGCCTGTCACCAGCCAGTCAGAGGAAAAGAGTGCCAGCCGCTCCGAGGAGGACAACCCCTCCATGGAGGACGACGGCAGCAAGTCCAGGGACGGCACTGACGAAGAGTCAGATGAAGAGCCGGGAGAGTCCCTGGAGGACATCTCCCAGGAACTGGTGAGCACGTCGAGCGAGCGCAGTGGTAGCCAGTCCCAGGAAGGGCAGGAGGACCGGGAGTCTGCCGAGGACAGGAGTGCACCATCACCATCACCTGACAGTGAGTCCAGGGAAGACGAGGGCGACCAGAGCCAGTCCGCAGAGGACACCGTGGAGCAGTCAAAGGAGGATGAGAATGACTCTGACCCTGATGGGGACATGCCAAGCACATCAGCAGAGAGCCAGAGCGCATCACCGGAAGATGACGGCAGTCAAGAGGATAACGTAGGCGAGGACAGCAGGTCcacagagagcaacaacagCGAGTCCCAGGAGGACGATGATGATGATAAGGACGAGAGCCACTCCCAGGAGGATGCCACCCGTGAGTCCAGCAGCCGTGGGGATGACAGCTCgctgcagagcctggagagCAGGAGCCGCAAACGGCGGCCGGGTGCCTACCACAACAAGCCTGCTGCTGACTACGATGACAACGACTGCCAGGATGGGTACTGA